One part of the [Pantoea] beijingensis genome encodes these proteins:
- a CDS encoding YoaK family protein, with protein sequence MLISVDDARSINTDSKLACILAIVAGALNTVAFEIVGFFSANMTGNVSLLSDKLARFYGHAGIFFLLIVCFFIAGAAVSTMVINAGRRRGIRAIYAVNIILEALALIALGVVEFWFQPESAGEILILSLSFLMGLQNAVVTRISNARVRTTHVSGTATDIGIELAMLIDILRRKESPKEAPAFIARLKLHCYTIFSFLMGGVAGIWLYHLIGFFFLILIGGGLLCMALYAVLSTFKQVKLV encoded by the coding sequence ATGCTGATCAGCGTTGATGACGCACGTTCAATTAATACAGATAGCAAACTTGCCTGTATCCTGGCTATCGTTGCTGGCGCATTAAATACGGTAGCATTTGAAATTGTTGGTTTTTTTTCTGCCAACATGACAGGAAATGTCTCGTTGTTATCAGATAAGCTCGCTCGTTTCTATGGTCATGCCGGGATATTCTTCCTCCTCATTGTCTGCTTTTTCATTGCAGGTGCCGCCGTCTCAACCATGGTTATTAACGCAGGAAGACGAAGAGGCATACGTGCAATTTATGCCGTCAATATTATCCTTGAAGCGCTTGCACTGATTGCTTTGGGTGTCGTTGAATTCTGGTTCCAACCAGAATCTGCGGGTGAGATATTGATTTTGAGTCTGAGTTTTCTGATGGGATTGCAAAATGCGGTTGTTACCCGGATTTCAAATGCCAGAGTTCGCACCACCCATGTTTCCGGAACCGCTACGGATATTGGTATTGAGCTGGCAATGTTAATTGATATTCTGCGACGTAAAGAATCACCTAAAGAGGCCCCGGCATTTATCGCGCGGCTAAAACTCCATTGCTATACCATTTTTTCATTCTTAATGGGGGGCGTGGCAGGGATCTGGCTCTATCATTTAATTGGTTTCTTTTTCCTGATATTAATTGGCGGAGGGCTACTATGCATGGCGCTTTATGCCGTATTAAGCACGTTCAAACAGGTCAAATTGGTATGA
- a CDS encoding cold-shock protein has protein sequence MDKKRRFFILTLKFKCPCCHGNQYRLSRFDSSAKNPHGAVCIFCKSGMIVHHQPAPERVRHL, from the coding sequence ATAGACAAAAAAAGAAGGTTCTTTATCTTAACGTTAAAATTCAAGTGTCCGTGCTGTCACGGCAACCAATACCGCCTCTCCCGATTTGATTCTTCCGCTAAAAATCCTCATGGTGCAGTATGCATCTTTTGCAAATCTGGCATGATCGTTCATCACCAACCGGCACCGGAACGCGTCAGACACCTGTGA